From Desulfonatronum thiodismutans, a single genomic window includes:
- the nifK gene encoding nitrogenase molybdenum-iron protein subunit beta — protein sequence MTLLRHTPTEIKDRSALSVNPAKTCQPVGAMYAALGIHGCLPHSHGSQGCCAYHRSALTRHYKEPVSAATSSFTEGASVFGGQANLLQAINNIFTVYEPDVIAVHTTCLSETIGDDVPQITEKARQEGKIPDGKFVVSASTPSYVGSHVTGFSNMVMGTLKGFAAKTGKKNGKVNIIPGFVEPSDMEEIKRLAAAMGVKTILFPDTSGVLNGPLTGEYKMFPDGGTTVEELRSTGDSIGTLALGEWASADGAKYLDSTHKVPCKILDLPIGLKATDRFIDALRLISGRHVTDLIAHERGQLVDLISDMHQYFYHKKVALVGDPDQVIALTEFLTSIDMSPVHIVTGTPGKKFEARIKELTADSPFPVNVKAHGDMFLLHQWIKNEPVDLIIGNTYCKYIARDEDIPLIRHGFPILDRVGHQYFPTVGYKGGLRLLEKILDALLTRIDRDATEDQFELAM from the coding sequence ATGACGCTGCTTCGACATACACCCACGGAAATCAAGGACCGCTCCGCGCTGTCCGTCAATCCGGCCAAGACCTGTCAGCCGGTGGGGGCCATGTACGCGGCCCTGGGGATTCACGGCTGTCTGCCCCACAGTCACGGTTCGCAGGGCTGCTGCGCCTACCACCGCAGCGCTTTGACCCGGCACTACAAGGAGCCGGTCTCCGCTGCCACCAGCTCGTTCACCGAAGGCGCTTCCGTGTTCGGCGGTCAGGCCAACCTGCTTCAGGCCATCAACAACATCTTCACTGTGTACGAGCCGGACGTGATCGCCGTGCATACCACCTGCCTGTCCGAAACCATCGGCGACGACGTGCCCCAGATTACGGAAAAGGCCCGTCAGGAAGGCAAGATTCCCGACGGCAAGTTCGTGGTCAGCGCTTCCACGCCCAGCTACGTGGGCTCCCATGTGACCGGTTTTTCGAACATGGTCATGGGCACCCTGAAGGGCTTTGCCGCAAAAACCGGCAAGAAAAACGGCAAGGTAAACATCATCCCAGGGTTCGTGGAGCCCTCGGACATGGAGGAGATCAAGCGTCTGGCCGCGGCCATGGGCGTGAAAACGATCCTCTTCCCGGACACCTCCGGCGTGCTCAACGGCCCCCTGACAGGTGAATACAAGATGTTCCCGGACGGCGGCACGACCGTCGAGGAACTGCGTTCCACCGGTGATTCCATCGGTACTTTGGCCCTGGGCGAATGGGCCTCGGCGGACGGGGCCAAGTACCTGGACTCCACCCACAAGGTTCCGTGCAAGATTCTGGATCTGCCCATCGGTCTGAAGGCCACGGACCGGTTCATCGACGCTTTGCGCCTGATCTCCGGCCGCCACGTCACCGACCTGATCGCCCATGAGCGCGGTCAGCTGGTGGACCTGATTTCGGACATGCATCAGTACTTTTACCACAAGAAGGTGGCCCTGGTGGGCGACCCGGACCAGGTCATCGCCTTGACCGAATTTCTAACCTCCATCGACATGAGCCCGGTACACATCGTCACTGGCACCCCGGGCAAGAAGTTCGAGGCCCGGATCAAGGAACTCACCGCGGACAGCCCATTCCCGGTCAACGTCAAGGCCCACGGCGACATGTTCCTGTTGCACCAGTGGATCAAGAACGAGCCGGTGGATCTGATCATCGGCAACACCTACTGCAAGTACATCGCCCGTGACGAGGACATCCCCCTGATTCGCCACGGCTTTCCGATCCTGGACCGCGTCGGCCATCAGTATTTTCCCACGGTGGGCTACAAGGGCGGATTGCGGCTGCTGGAGAAG
- the nifD gene encoding nitrogenase molybdenum-iron protein alpha chain encodes MTTITKKKKIVQMDPTDLVQDLLKKYPTKVARKRAKQIMVKEAEGAETPEMGANVRTIPGIITMRGCTYAGCKGVILGPTRDIVNITHGPIGCGFYSWLTRRNQTYTETDAEENFMPYAFSTDMNENDIVFGGEKKLKQAIREAYELFHPKAIAIFSTCPVGLIGDDVHAVAREMKGELGINVFGFSCEGYKGVSQSAGHHIANNQIFKHVVGTKEEIKVGEFKINLLGEYNIGGDGFEIDRILDKCGITVISTFSGNSTYDQFATSHTADLNTVMCHRSINYVAEMMETKYGIPWIKVNFIGAEATAKSLRKIAQYFDSPKLTERVEAVIAEEMPTVKLAMDMVRPRTEGKTAMLFVGGSRAHHYQELFKELGMRTISAGYEFAHRDDYEGRHVIPEIKIDADSRNIEELEVEPCAESYNPRKTPEEIKKLEESGFKFKEYEGMIPDMPTKSLVIDDLNQYEAEKLIEIMKPDIFCAGIKEKYSVQKLGIPLKQLHNYDIGGPYAGFKGAVNFYQDIDRMVNSKVWSYLKAPWQEKPELSATYVWE; translated from the coding sequence ATGACCACAATCACGAAGAAGAAAAAAATCGTTCAGATGGATCCAACCGATTTGGTTCAGGATCTTCTGAAAAAATATCCGACCAAGGTGGCCCGGAAGCGGGCCAAGCAGATCATGGTCAAGGAGGCCGAAGGCGCGGAGACTCCGGAAATGGGCGCCAACGTCCGGACCATCCCGGGCATCATCACCATGCGCGGATGCACCTACGCCGGGTGCAAGGGCGTTATTCTCGGCCCGACACGGGACATTGTGAACATCACCCACGGGCCCATCGGCTGCGGATTCTACTCCTGGTTGACCCGGCGCAACCAAACCTACACCGAGACGGATGCCGAAGAAAACTTCATGCCCTACGCCTTCTCTACGGACATGAACGAAAACGACATCGTCTTCGGCGGGGAAAAGAAGCTCAAGCAGGCCATCAGGGAGGCCTACGAACTGTTCCATCCCAAGGCCATCGCCATCTTCTCCACCTGTCCGGTGGGTCTGATCGGCGACGATGTCCATGCCGTGGCCAGAGAGATGAAAGGGGAGCTGGGCATCAACGTCTTCGGGTTCAGCTGCGAGGGATACAAGGGCGTCAGCCAGTCCGCGGGCCACCACATCGCCAACAACCAGATATTTAAGCATGTGGTGGGTACCAAAGAGGAAATCAAGGTCGGGGAATTCAAGATCAACCTGCTGGGTGAATACAACATCGGCGGGGACGGCTTCGAGATCGACCGGATACTGGATAAGTGCGGGATCACCGTGATCTCCACCTTCAGCGGCAATTCCACCTACGACCAGTTTGCCACGTCCCACACCGCTGATCTGAACACGGTCATGTGCCACCGCTCCATCAACTACGTGGCCGAGATGATGGAGACCAAGTACGGGATTCCGTGGATCAAGGTGAACTTTATCGGCGCGGAGGCCACGGCCAAGTCCCTGCGCAAGATCGCCCAGTACTTCGACTCGCCCAAGCTGACCGAGCGGGTGGAAGCGGTGATCGCCGAGGAAATGCCGACGGTCAAGCTGGCCATGGACATGGTCCGCCCCAGGACGGAGGGCAAGACGGCCATGCTCTTCGTGGGCGGCTCCCGTGCCCACCATTATCAGGAGCTGTTCAAGGAACTGGGGATGCGGACCATTTCCGCGGGATACGAGTTCGCCCACCGCGACGATTACGAAGGACGCCACGTGATCCCGGAGATCAAGATCGACGCGGACAGCCGGAACATTGAGGAACTGGAAGTGGAGCCCTGCGCTGAGAGCTATAATCCGCGTAAAACACCGGAAGAAATCAAGAAGCTGGAAGAGTCCGGTTTCAAGTTCAAGGAATACGAGGGAATGATCCCGGATATGCCGACCAAGTCCCTGGTGATCGACGATCTGAACCAGTACGAGGCCGAGAAGCTGATAGAAATCATGAAGCCGGACATCTTTTGCGCCGGAATCAAGGAAAAGTACTCGGTTCAGAAGCTGGGCATCCCCCTGAAGCAGTTGCACAACTACGACATCGGCGGCCCCTACGCCGGGTTCAAGGGGGCCGTCAATTTCTACCAGGACATCGATCGGATGGTGAACAGCAAGGTCTGGTCCTATCTCAAGGCCCCCTGGCAGGAAAAACCGGAATTGTCCGCGACCTATGTCTGGGAATAG
- a CDS encoding P-II family nitrogen regulator produces MKEITAVIRMNMVNKTKEALAEAGVPAFFALEAQGRGKGLINSALLKGAEKGYEEAAELLGEKGRLYPKRVFSVVVTDDQVEDVVSTIMDVNKTGKPGDGKIFVSPVFDSVRVRTGEKGNKSID; encoded by the coding sequence ATGAAGGAGATCACCGCCGTCATCCGGATGAACATGGTCAACAAGACCAAGGAAGCTCTGGCCGAAGCCGGCGTGCCCGCGTTCTTCGCTCTGGAGGCCCAGGGCCGGGGCAAGGGATTGATCAATTCCGCTCTGCTCAAGGGCGCGGAAAAGGGATATGAGGAAGCCGCCGAGCTGCTTGGAGAGAAGGGCAGGCTGTACCCCAAGCGCGTTTTTTCCGTGGTCGTCACGGACGACCAGGTAGAAGACGTGGTGAGCACGATCATGGACGTGAACAAAACCGGCAAGCCCGGCGACGGGAAGATATTCGTCAGCCCGGTCTTTGACTCCGTCCGGGTGCGCACTGGGGAAAAGGGAAACAAATCCATAGACTAG
- a CDS encoding P-II family nitrogen regulator, with the protein MLIMVRAIVRPERVDAVLKALMDAGYPAVTKFSVAGRGKQRGIKIGEITYDEIPKVLLMSVVGEKDKDFVVKTIMEAARTGEKGAFGDGKVFLSPVEEMYTISSGIKETEGADLKGVGV; encoded by the coding sequence ATGTTGATCATGGTCCGAGCGATTGTCCGGCCCGAAAGGGTGGATGCGGTTTTAAAAGCGTTGATGGATGCCGGGTATCCGGCGGTGACCAAGTTTTCCGTGGCCGGTCGCGGCAAGCAGCGCGGCATCAAGATAGGGGAGATCACCTACGACGAGATTCCCAAGGTCCTGCTGATGAGCGTGGTCGGCGAAAAGGACAAGGACTTCGTAGTCAAGACGATCATGGAAGCGGCCCGAACCGGGGAAAAGGGCGCATTTGGCGACGGGAAGGTTTTTCTCAGCCCGGTGGAGGAAATGTACACCATCAGCTCCGGGATCAAGGAAACCGAAGGCGCGGACCTGAAGGGGGTCGGGGTATGA
- the nifH gene encoding nitrogenase iron protein, producing the protein MRKVAIYGKGGIGKSTTTQNTVAALGEMGRKVMIVGCDPKADSTRLLLHGLHQRTVLDTLREEGEDVELDDVLLDGFAGTVCTESGGPEPGVGCAGRGIITSINLLEQLGAYKEDKNLDYVFYDVLGDVVCGGFAMPIREGKAQEIYIVVSGEMMAMYAANNICKGIVKFAEAGGVRLGGLICNSRNVDNEREMIEELAKRLGTQMIHFVPRENMVQRAEINRKTVIDFDPKHPQADEYRTLAKKIDGNEMFIVPKPMEIDELEKLLIDYGIAN; encoded by the coding sequence ATGCGCAAGGTTGCTATTTATGGAAAGGGCGGGATCGGAAAATCCACCACGACGCAGAATACCGTGGCCGCTCTCGGCGAAATGGGTCGCAAGGTGATGATCGTAGGCTGTGATCCCAAGGCGGACTCCACCCGTTTGCTGCTCCACGGTCTGCATCAGCGAACGGTCTTGGATACCCTGCGGGAAGAGGGTGAGGACGTGGAACTGGACGATGTGCTGCTGGACGGCTTTGCCGGAACCGTCTGCACTGAATCCGGAGGTCCGGAGCCTGGCGTGGGCTGCGCGGGCCGGGGGATCATCACCAGCATCAACCTGCTGGAACAGCTCGGGGCCTACAAGGAAGACAAGAACCTGGACTACGTCTTTTACGACGTCCTGGGCGACGTGGTTTGCGGCGGATTCGCCATGCCCATTCGCGAAGGCAAGGCCCAGGAAATCTACATTGTGGTTTCCGGTGAAATGATGGCCATGTACGCGGCCAACAACATCTGCAAAGGCATCGTAAAATTCGCCGAGGCAGGCGGGGTGCGCCTGGGAGGGCTGATCTGCAACAGTCGTAATGTGGACAACGAACGGGAGATGATCGAGGAGCTGGCCAAGCGTCTGGGAACACAAATGATTCACTTCGTGCCTCGAGAAAACATGGTCCAGCGGGCGGAGATCAATCGCAAGACGGTCATCGACTTTGATCCCAAACATCCCCAGGCCGATGAATACCGCACCCTGGCCAAGAAGATCGACGGCAACGAGATGTTCATCGTGCCCAAACCAATGGAAATCGATGAACTGGAAAAACTGCTTATTGATTACGGCATCGCCAACTAG
- a CDS encoding LeuA family protein, translated as MLIDSTLREGAQMFGVYFSDAQRRDILSGLIQAGIDEVEIGWVGQDGLEDLLRHGRKEYPSERTRLTVWSPLRLLDLDRMNAMGVRRIQFGVPVSDAHIEHRLGTDRAGLLLRLQNILRRAAELEMAFVGVGLEDVSRANRDFALQVVRVVEECGGRRVRLSDTVGLLTPLETAELTRWFTDRTELAIGFHGHDDFGMATANAITALASGAESVDVSVLGIGERAGIAALEEVAGHLNLRRGAGYDLKQCARLARMVAEAAQVPLARNKALVGEDLFACETGLHLQGLSKDQSLFEPYAPEKIGASRKLGLGDKIGKSAVRHAAHQQGIAVPSHGIENLTRRVRLLSQALARPLFNEEFRALAMTADSAASSSESCYAP; from the coding sequence ATGCTCATCGACAGTACATTGCGCGAAGGCGCGCAGATGTTCGGCGTCTACTTCTCGGACGCCCAGCGCCGGGACATCCTCTCCGGGTTGATCCAGGCAGGGATAGACGAAGTGGAGATCGGCTGGGTAGGGCAGGACGGGCTGGAGGATCTGCTCCGGCACGGAAGAAAGGAATATCCGTCCGAACGGACCAGACTTACGGTTTGGTCGCCGCTACGGTTGCTTGATCTGGATCGCATGAACGCCATGGGCGTCAGGCGCATCCAGTTCGGCGTCCCGGTTTCGGACGCCCACATTGAGCATCGGCTTGGCACGGATCGGGCAGGACTATTGCTTCGACTTCAAAACATATTGCGCCGAGCAGCGGAGTTGGAGATGGCGTTCGTCGGGGTCGGGCTGGAGGACGTATCCCGGGCGAACCGGGATTTCGCTTTGCAGGTCGTTCGGGTGGTGGAGGAATGCGGAGGCAGGCGGGTTCGCCTTTCAGACACCGTGGGCCTGCTCACGCCGCTGGAAACGGCGGAACTGACACGCTGGTTCACGGACCGGACCGAATTGGCAATTGGATTTCACGGCCATGACGACTTCGGCATGGCCACGGCCAACGCCATCACCGCCCTGGCCTCGGGGGCCGAAAGCGTGGATGTGTCCGTGCTGGGAATCGGGGAACGGGCCGGGATCGCGGCCCTGGAAGAGGTCGCCGGTCACCTGAACCTCAGGCGGGGAGCCGGCTATGATTTGAAGCAGTGCGCCCGCCTGGCCCGTATGGTCGCCGAGGCGGCCCAGGTGCCCCTGGCCCGGAACAAGGCCCTGGTCGGAGAGGATCTGTTCGCCTGCGAAACCGGGTTGCACCTGCAAGGGTTGTCGAAAGACCAAAGCCTGTTCGAACCCTATGCCCCGGAAAAAATCGGCGCAAGCAGAAAGCTGGGTCTGGGCGACAAAATCGGAAAGTCAGCCGTCCGCCACGCCGCCCACCAGCAAGGCATCGCCGTGCCCAGTCACGGAATCGAAAACTTGACCCGCCGCGTCCGTCTCCTTTCTCAGGCTTTGGCTCGACCACTGTTTAACGAAGAGTTCAGGGCCTTGGCCATGACCGCTGACTCCGCGGCCTCAAGCTCAGAGTCATGCTACGCCCCCTAA
- a CDS encoding nitroreductase family protein, which produces MNVFEAMHTRRSIRKFDPDKPVSETDLEKILAAAMTAPSAGNAQPWHFVVVTDAALRDELSRIHPYVGMLRQAPIGIVVCAELALEKYPGYWVQDLAAAVQNLLLAARGLGLGTVWTGVAPILERMDAVRRILGLPGGVEAHAIVPLGWPAQEFTHKDRFKADRVHKNGW; this is translated from the coding sequence ATGAACGTTTTTGAAGCAATGCACACTCGGCGCAGCATCCGCAAGTTCGACCCGGACAAACCGGTCAGTGAAACGGATTTGGAAAAGATCCTGGCCGCGGCCATGACCGCTCCCAGCGCGGGCAACGCCCAGCCCTGGCATTTCGTTGTGGTTACGGATGCAGCCTTGAGGGATGAGCTGTCCCGGATCCATCCCTACGTGGGCATGCTTCGGCAGGCCCCGATCGGCATCGTGGTCTGCGCGGAACTGGCCCTGGAGAAGTACCCCGGCTACTGGGTCCAAGACTTGGCCGCGGCGGTCCAGAACCTGCTCCTGGCCGCCAGGGGGCTGGGCCTGGGCACGGTCTGGACCGGGGTCGCTCCGATCCTGGAACGGATGGACGCCGTCCGCCGGATTCTCGGCCTGCCTGGCGGCGTGGAAGCCCATGCCATCGTGCCTCTGGGCTGGCCCGCCCAGGAGTTCACGCATAAGGATCGTTTCAAAGCGGACCGGGTGCACAAGAATGGATGGTGA